TCTCCTGCAAGCGAGTGAGTTCTTTGTCCTTTTGGCACCACTGGTACCACAGTTTTCCTTgaagtggcagcagctgggatttgATCTCAGACAGCTTCTCTTTCTTCAGAAGCTCCACCAGCTCCTTTGCCTTTGCTTTGGCTGTCACACACGCATCTCGATCTGCATCCACTATGAATCCGTGCTGGCGAGCTTTGTCCATGCAGAACTCCAGGCTAAAACATGGATTAGACCCTTCCAGGAGATTCCCAATTGTCTTGGTCAGTTGGTCCATCAGTTCTGCTTCATTTCTGTCCTTGATCCCTATTGTTATGTTTTTGCTGGCTTGTCCAGCTGCAGCATTGTCATTTTCTGTGAGAAGACAAACCAAAGGCCTTTGTGACTGCCACAGGTCATGCAGAAGCTTTCTCCCCCTGTTGTCCATGTGCTCCCAGTCAGACACAAGAGCCACGTTGACAGAAGATATctcctgcaggaactgcagctgtgCTCCGTGATCCCTGGCATCTCCATGCAGGTTACAGAAAGCCACACAGCACTCAAAGGTGTCATCAGGGCTTCCACCAGGGTAGTACCAGGCGATCTCCACCAGTCCTTCCATCAGCAAACGCTCTctggtgctgcctctgcagtggCGGTGGAAGAAAGTGTCGTGTTTGCGTTTGCTGAGCACAGCGTTGAGGAGCTGGGACTTGGAAGAGGAGGCCGAGCTGCCAATGCGGATGAAGGACACAATGGGTGTGTGTGTCTGAAAGATGAGTTTGTTGCTGAAACTCTTTGTTTGGGCCTGCTTTCCTGACTTCTCCACCTCTTTCCAGCTCCTTTGGATTTGGCTGAGTGCATAGAGCGGGAATTCGATGCGTGAAATGCTTGGGTTGGGCACCAGCAGAGGCAGCGCCAGTTGGCAGAACGCCAGCTTGGTTGCCAGGGTCTGTCTCAGGAAGTCATCAGCACAATGGAAAATGGCCATCTGCAGGTCCATGGGGTGCACATGGCCATCCCTGTTTGCACGTTCAGGGGCTGCTTTCATCAGCTTATCAAAAAAGTTTTCAAAGGAGTCTGATTGCTGGTGCTCTTGCTCTCTGGTTTCTGGCATGGATGCAAGGCCTGGGTTGCTCCTTTCCCAGCAAGTCAGGTACCTCACCTGGTAATCCACCGTTAATAGTTTTTTCAAGAAGTATAGTGGCAGTTCCttgtcctggctgggctggctgtcctgcagagatGTCTTGCAGATGGTGCGGAAATCTCCCATCCCCATTTTCCTTGGATAGTGATTTTCCAGTCCAAGGCGCTTGAGCAACTGGAGGAATTCCTGGTTTGAAATGGCTTCATTTTCTTtggctttgctgctttctgacTTGGACTGGGACTGACTGGGGGCTTCATGTGTTGGAAAAGTGTCTTCCAGGTCACTGAGTATGTTCTGCATCCTCTCCTCATCCCATTTGTCATCCAAGAACCCATTGATCAAGGAGTCCAAGTCCCgttccagcctctcccagtctTCATCTCCAGTGTGCTTTTGGAGGAGATTCTTTATCCGTGTGGACCATAAGCCTTTTATGTGATTTTCCATAAAAACCAAACGCTCCCTCTTCTGCTCAGGGGACAGCTTTTGACTTTCGGGTGTCACAGTCAGACCCGTCAGCAGGAGGGAGGCCTCAGCTCTGTCAGCATCTTGCTCCTTCAGGTTCACATACTGCTCACATGCCACTTCCATTTCCTTGGCCATGTACTGAATTTCTGCGTGTCCAAGGAGTTGCTGAAAAGTGCTGCTCTCGACCTGGTACCCTATGCTGGTGGCAATCAAGAGCACCAGCAGTTCCATATCCTTCTGAGCCTGTTCCTGGAGAGACTGGAGTAAGGAATAAATGGCAAGGCTGCTGGTCAGGGTGGCTTCTATCTTTGCTTCATGaactgcagaagcagagctTCCTGGTGCATAGGTGACAGCATGGATGTGCTCCTTCATTTGCTGCAGTGTTTTGATGAGCTGTTGAAGGTCAGAGACTTTGGGAGATCTGGGAAGTGGGTGCTCAGTCTGGTAGATCCATTGCATAATGGAGGAAGCCTCAGGGAAATCCTTGACAGAGTAGATATGAGGATTCAGGAGGCTCCTCAACATTGCCTTGATAGAGGTGGTGTTTTCTGGAGGTGACTTCTGGCAGCTCCGTACAATGTTCACCAGGAAGTCCTGCAGGGCTTTGTCTGACAGGCACACATTGATCCACACACTGGGGTTCCTGGTTTTTGCACTCAGATCATCTTTTAGCTCCATCAGCATGAGCAGCTTCCTTTCATCCACTTTTGTAACCTCCCAGGCCTTCACAGTTGCCATGAAATCTCTGGCCTCTTGCACTGCACTGTCCAGTTCCTCTCCAAAAACCATGCCAACGCTCTGATTCGTCAGTGCTTCGTAAGCAGCCCTGAGGGCTCTGCTCATCTGGCCTGCAGACTTAAAATCCTTGCAGTGATTGCGCAGGATGACATCCCACACTGGGATCAGCTCAAAGCCACGGTCGATAACGCACCACGTTGTGTTATCAGACACGAGCCCTGTTTTCCACTGAGGAAGGGAAGATGTGTCTGCTGGCCCCCCGGTGTTGACCACGTAGAGCTGAATTGCTGTATGAGAACTCTCTCTGGCTTTTCCCTGGACAGAAGCCTGTGAGCTGGATTTGGAAACATCCAGGGTCCCTCCTACACTGgccccaaagccaccccagcTGGCCCCAACAAAGATGTTCAGTGCTTCAGATGTTTCTCGCTTCACCTCTTCCCGCTGCTCAGCTCGGAATCCTTCTGTAGACGCCTTCCACCAGAATATGCCCCCAAAGTGGAGGGGACCCTGGTTTATATGGGACCCAAACCTGCTGAAGAAACTCTCACATATCTTCACCAAGGTGGAGTTGTCTTCTTTCTGACTGCAGCTCAAAAGCTGCTCCATgtcttgcagctcctgcagagccgCATCCGAGAGGCGAAGCTGATGCCTTTGGAAGTAGCAGGAGGCCAGAGGGATGTACTGGTACTTGGTGGTGCAAAAGTAGCTTTGCTCAGAGCGGGACTGGTGGGTGTCCTCTGACTGCGAACTGCGGCTGTGATCTACACCCACTCCCACATTAATCCCCCAGAATGAGGATTTGGCAGAAACGCTCATGCTGaagcccagctgctccatggACTTGGTGAAAGTGCattctgctgcagaggaggagaacTCCTTCCTTTCAAGCAGCGATCCTTGCTCCGGACCGGTGAGCTGGAATCCCTCAGGaaccctgaggagctgctctcgCTTTGCCAGCACATCTTCAGGTCTGCTGGTTCTGTAGATGCCCTGCAGGGCCAATCCCCCTGATGCCCGCCTCAGTACCTCCGTGTCAGGGATGTTCTTCCCACTGCCTGCtgactgctcctgctgctccagctgcttctgGATGCTCTCCAGCATATCTGCCAAGGGTTTCTCTGGTGCTGGCCAGAACTCTTTTGGAATTTCCATGGCTCGCCACAGAGTCTCTGCTTTCTCCCTCAGAGCatcctggctgtggctgtgacTGTTGAGCATTTCTGTCAGATCCTTCAGAGCTTGGTTGGCCTCATCTTGTCTCTGCTTTGCCTTCTCCAATTTATGCTTTTGCATCTCCTCACGCGTTTTGTCATCTGTTATTTTCAGGAGTTTCTGCAGTGCCTTTTTCTCCCAGGGATGCCGTACCTCACACTCCAGCCTGAGATAATCTTTATATTCCAGATGTTCCAGGGCTTCTCTGCACTTGATTCCCAGGATCTGTGTCACTTTGGGCAGCCAGTATCCAGCATCCAGTCCTTCCTTCTCAAATGcctctgccaggagctgtgtctTTGCTTCCTCTTCCTGTGTGTCCTCCTGTGAAGCCATGGCTGTGGAGGAAGAACAGAGACTTTCCCTGAGGTGTTGTCAGAAACCCCAGACTCCTGGCAGAGGCTgtacagcagctgcagccctgaggatTGCTCCCAccaggctgctggagccaggcctGGGATGGCACAAGAGCCAGGGTCTCCTTCCCATCACCCTGGATGTGCCTGTTGCTTTCCTGTTTGCAGGATCAACCCTGAAGGTGAGTCTTTATCCCAGAGACTGCACAAACAGAAAGAGatacacagacacagagacacagagacacacacacacacagacaaatgttgtacacacacacacacagacacacacacagacaaatgtgcacacacacagacggacacagagacagaagcacaggcacacacagactCACCCAGCCACACAACCTGCCCTGGACAAGGTGCTGCCTTCACCATCACCCACATCCTCCCAGCACAACTCCTCCATCCACAAGTGCAGACAGCCGGGGCCATTCCTGGCTCCCtggagcactggcacagcccctctgcccatccagcagccctgcctgcatcctgcaccctctgcccagcccacgGCTGCCCTGCTCgctgcctggcccagcctgctgctcccagcacccgGAGGCAGCGCTCACACACTCCCCCCATGGCACCCCACACTCCCCAGACACACTCCCCCCATGCCccccaggggctctgagctgtgctcctgctccagctgccagcgcagcccctccctcgCCCCTCTCCGGCctcttcccaggagctgcttcctggCACCCTCAGGGGCCCACCCAAGTGCAGGGGGAAAATCCACCTTGTCCCCGcccacagctgtgcctgggacATCCTGGTGGCCCTTCAGGAGAGACTGGAGATGCTGGGAGCAGACTCAGAGAGGTGCTCTCTGTGATCTGCTGCTCATTAGCACAGATGATCTTGTCAGCCAAGTGCTCATTTGATTTAGTCTTGGCTTCAGCCACCACAGAGCCACTGAGCTTAAAATCTCTGGTGGCAAGAGGAAAAGTGCCAGCAAACCTTCAACCCTGGCCTTGAGGGGAGCAGacttcaggctgctcaggggcAACTTACAGAGGGCCCCAGGGAAACGGCTCTGGAAGGTGCTCGGGTCCTGTCTGGGGGTTTGTTCTTATCCCATAACcagtttggtttttaatttggtttgtgTCTGGAGTTTTTACTGTCCCCCCTCTGATTCAGGAGTATCACAATGCGTGAAGGGTGGCCCAGGTTTCTGTGTGGGGTTGGAGACCAGAGGCTGCTCTTCCTTCCAGCAGGGGTGATCAACACAGGGGCCATGCAATACAGTTGGTCTGACCTGAGATCCAGTTGCcctatgtttttttcctttctttcccctcttccttttttcttgtttcaacACTGTGACCAGGGCTTGCCATCTTgcttctctgctcctctgctgcttggGACCTGGGAGCACCCCTAGCCCCACTAGGCTCGACCTCAGGCCCAGTCATCACCGGTGAGCCATGCAAAGGAGCGGGCCCCCACCCCGCCCCTACTGCTTCAGGGGTTTTTGCTACACTTCAATACACCGCCCTGAGTTTTCAGTggcactgagagcagctgctccctgtggacTGTCCAGGGGAAGCCAactcccctgtcccctgtcaccaGGGCCGCCTCGTCAGAGCCGCCATTGCCAGCGGAGAGGCGGCCGAGCTTGTGCCACAGTGCCCTCTGCAGCCGTGGAGGAATCATcgcacctgccctgcccagccgggagccagcagcgcccctgctggctgtgcccggAACTGCACCGCAGGAGCAGTGCGTGATGGGTGAGACAAGGCTGGGATTGGGtttctggttttggttgtttgtttgttgccACTGCTGTTGTTGCTTGTTTCTCTTGGTAAATACATACGTATATATACACGCGCTAGTAAATACCTGTTATTCCTTTCCCTATATCTTTGCCTAAAAGCCCCATCATTTCAAAGTCATAATGATATGGAGAGAAGGGAGTCATATTCTACATTCCAgggaggttcctgccttccttgctGGACACCTGTTTTTAAACCAGTACAGGTCCATCACTGCGAGTCACTTTTCATTGAAAAAGCCCTGAAGGATAGGGCAGTCATGGGTGACAGTCAGTACggactcaggagaaaaaatcctgcttGTCACCCTAAATTTCCTTTCACAACACATTAACACATGGAGTTGATCAAGGACAGCCAGTTAATCAGAGCTTTATGGATTTCAGGAAAGCTTTTGATCCTGCCTCTCCTAGGACCATggtgtgtcccttccaactcaggccATTCCATCATTCCACAATTCTGTACCTAACAGACCTTGTGCTTTCACTGGGCACCTACCTTTAAATCTTTGGGATTTCTGACTCTTTCACACAACTCCAAGAATTGCCCAAGTCTCAGTTCCATTGGATACTGGAGAGATTTATTCCTTGCAAAAAATCCTTATGAGCATTCACCTTCCATCCCACCAAAGCCACAACACTCTTACCAGAACAGGAATTGACCTGAGGGGCTTGGACTCAGGTCCAATAGAGCCAAGGGCTCCTGCACCCTTCCAGAGCCTTCAGGGGCAGCATTCCCTTGGGAATCCCCGCAGATTTGGGCAATCTGAGCAAGGGCTGTGGGCTCAGATTCCACTCACCCAACTCACAGGAGAGGCTCCCGTCACTCCCTTGGCTTCCCAGCAGACACCAGCAGCTGAGGGCCCCAGCTCAGGGGACACAGCACCGCAGAAGGAACAGGCCTGGGGTACACGGTGGGTGTGGAGAAGAATATGGGAACCCCTTGAGAACTGAGGAGGAAGAGCACCAGGAAGGAAAGGCCCAAAAtcctaaagaagaaaaacagacagTCAGGAGTAAGCGACCCATGAGCATGGCAGATTGTATTGCGTTGTACTGTGCTGTTATATCTTTTGTTGCATTAAGTTGTACTTTCGTTTATCCGAGTTTCCCCGTTAGAATGGTTCTGCCCCTGCTACCTCCTCCCATCCTTTTAATGTCAACCTCCCTACcccctcccccttttccccAAAAGTGGCTGAACCCTTCCCTCAACCCCTCCCCGGTGTCCTGTCGTGTCACTTCCTGTCCagcccatcccctccctctAGAAACTTCTACCAAAGGCGTTGAGTGATAGGTTCAGGCACTAGGGCCCCTCCCTTGGGTGGCCCTTATTGGTCCCCCTACCTGCCTGTTTCCCTCATCCTCACGTCCTCCTGTATCCCCATTGATAGGTGGGCAAACCCCTCCCTGGTTTAcccaccccacccccccccTTATAACACCCTGCAGACCCCATTCTGGCTGTCTCCAGCTGGCTGGTTCCCCTGAGTAAAGAATCTAGTTAGAGCTCCAGAATAAACCTGGACTTTGCCCCCAACTGGAGTCCACTCTCCTTCTTCTACCAATGTCATGCTAGTGTCTTGTCTGAAAGGCCAAAACCTTAGCTGCTCTCCCGACCTCCCGAGGAACGAGAGAGTGTCCCTCgctgcctgcagtgccagaGCAAGCCGGGGTGACTCCGAGCACACACTCGAAGAGGTGCTGCGACAAGATTCATTCCAGGGAGCACTGGAGGCCAACCCTTCACTGGGGACCACAGAAGCAGGAAAAGCCTCTGGCTTGAAACAAGGGCAGTTCAGCAACAGAGGAGAGCTGGGCGTGTGCTTGCAGAGCACAGGAGGGATTTCAGACCCCAGTTGTTTTCTTTGggctcatgtccagctgctccctgggcagcagagcctcaGTGCAGGACGGCTGCTCAGGATGGGAACTGCTGGCTCAGGGTCACTGCTGGACCTTGTCCACTTGAGCCATTTGTCCCAGCCATGTCCTCTCCAACATTGTCTCCCACTGGAGCACTGTGAGGAGCGGTTAAGTCTCAGGAGCCAGAAGCTGTCCTGTACAACATCAATTCCAGCCCAGCTACACCCTGTAACCTGCCCCCAGGCATCCTTGGCACTCCCTGAACAGCCTCCCGAGAGTGTTTTccgcagccctgccccaggaaaAGGGGCTCTGGGAACTGCTGCCTTtgtggggctgtcccagggACCAGAGCGCTCAGGGTGGTGATGCTTAAGAGTGTAAGAGAGAAGAAtcccaccctccctgcaggggcaggaaaaggaatGATCCCCCCGgctcctgccctcaggggaGCGCCGCCATCCGGCCCCGccgcagggctgggggtgcccgggccgggcagggTCGGCCCCGCCTGCGGGGAGCGTTTcccggccgggcacgggctggcggcagggaaggggctgcgCTCGCCATCTGTGCCCGgccagccccgctgccggcTCTCGGGACAGCCTGTGCGCCTCTGcagccttccctgtgcccctgcatcCCCGCATccatccctcctccttcccccgcCGCTCCGCTCCCACCGCTCTGAGCCCGGggccctcccagctcagcccccgCAGCGCACACGGCTCCCCCGAGCTGCCCAAAGCGGTGCCAGCAAAGGcggctccctgcagcccacgCTCGGAGCGCACAGCGCCCGCCCgctgccctcagccccctctgctcctgccctgccatctccccagccctggcaaagcacagggaacaggaggcaggagagcaacAAGATCCCGCTCCCGGCTgctcccgctcccggccccgcagctcatccccatccccattcccatccccatccccatccccatccccatccccatccccatccccatccccatctcctACCTTCTccctcccggccccgcagctcccaggctggcagAAGCCCATCTCAGCCCCTTTTTATCCAGCCTTGGTTCTCCAGTGGGTGCAGCTTCACCTGTTCAGTGGAAGTGGGTTAATTCCAGGGAATCACGTGTTTTACTTCAGCAGAATGCGAAAGTGGAACCGCTCTTTTGGGGTCAGATAATTGAATTACGGTCTAAATTCCACACCAACTGTAATTCCATTGACTCCATCACGGTTATCACTCGTCTGTTGCGGGCCTCTGACCTTGAACTCCTGTGCTGACTGCTGCTAATAATATTGTAAACTGTGATAGTTGGATTTGCATACATgtaaaaaaaagaggaaaggatcCTTGGGTaagggcctggagggacagaAGAAGGGGGAATGG
This window of the Ammospiza nelsoni isolate bAmmNel1 chromosome 3, bAmmNel1.pri, whole genome shotgun sequence genome carries:
- the LOC132071196 gene encoding interferon-induced very large GTPase 1-like, whose translation is MASQEDTQEEEAKTQLLAEAFEKEGLDAGYWLPKVTQILGIKCREALEHLEYKDYLRLECEVRHPWEKKALQKLLKITDDKTREEMQKHKLEKAKQRQDEANQALKDLTEMLNSHSHSQDALREKAETLWRAMEIPKEFWPAPEKPLADMLESIQKQLEQQEQSAGSGKNIPDTEVLRRASGGLALQGIYRTSRPEDVLAKREQLLRVPEGFQLTGPEQGSLLERKEFSSSAAECTFTKSMEQLGFSMSVSAKSSFWGINVGVGVDHSRSSQSEDTHQSRSEQSYFCTTKYQYIPLASCYFQRHQLRLSDAALQELQDMEQLLSCSQKEDNSTLVKICESFFSRFGSHINQGPLHFGGIFWWKASTEGFRAEQREEVKRETSEALNIFVGASWGGFGASVGGTLDVSKSSSQASVQGKARESSHTAIQLYVVNTGGPADTSSLPQWKTGLVSDNTTWCVIDRGFELIPVWDVILRNHCKDFKSAGQMSRALRAAYEALTNQSVGMVFGEELDSAVQEARDFMATVKAWEVTKVDERKLLMLMELKDDLSAKTRNPSVWINVCLSDKALQDFLVNIVRSCQKSPPENTTSIKAMLRSLLNPHIYSVKDFPEASSIMQWIYQTEHPLPRSPKVSDLQQLIKTLQQMKEHIHAVTYAPGSSASAVHEAKIEATLTSSLAIYSLLQSLQEQAQKDMELLVLLIATSIGYQVESSTFQQLLGHAEIQYMAKEMEVACEQYVNLKEQDADRAEASLLLTGLTVTPESQKLSPEQKRERLVFMENHIKGLWSTRIKNLLQKHTGDEDWERLERDLDSLINGFLDDKWDEERMQNILSDLEDTFPTHEAPSQSQSKSESSKAKENEAISNQEFLQLLKRLGLENHYPRKMGMGDFRTICKTSLQDSQPSQDKELPLYFLKKLLTVDYQVRYLTCWERSNPGLASMPETREQEHQQSDSFENFFDKLMKAAPERANRDGHVHPMDLQMAIFHCADDFLRQTLATKLAFCQLALPLLVPNPSISRIEFPLYALSQIQRSWKEVEKSGKQAQTKSFSNKLIFQTHTPIVSFIRIGSSASSSKSQLLNAVLSKRKHDTFFHRHCRGSTRERLLMEGLVEIAWYYPGGSPDDTFECCVAFCNLHGDARDHGAQLQFLQEISSVNVALVSDWEHMDNRGRKLLHDLWQSQRPLVCLLTENDNAAAGQASKNITIGIKDRNEAELMDQLTKTIGNLLEGSNPCFSLEFCMDKARQHGFIVDADRDACVTAKAKAKELVELLKKEKLSEIKSQLLPLQGKLWYQWCQKDKELTRLQEKRNKSVEHHRSQIEYEKKAIRKKQLEQAFPLNTLMKSFLGFLQVQPANTKKYFLHWMKVFMHELSRGRLEELRKDYHKLWSEILSRKKSKEKPRGNDELLSHLDALSDEINDSSIGLENLLRELGQIYEALEIMKYKKDNFVKLPEIAADLMVSGHPMELMDGDASYLPLRWVGAIFDSLIERLGDKRVFVLSVLGIQSTGKSTLLNSMFGLQFNVSAGRCTCGAFMQLIPVGEELQQDLGFDFVLVVDTEGLRAIEMSNKHSLNHDNELATFVIGVGNLTVINIFGENPSEMQDVLQIAVQAFLRMKKVNLSPSCLFVHQNVGEATAKEQNMEGRRRLQEKLDEMTVVAAQQECCDVSSFSDVIGFDVNTHIHYFAHLWEGNPPMAPPNPKYSQNAQQLKSKILQAAKKQSQRSILRLSSLKDRIGDLWNALLNENFVFSFKNSLEIAVYRRLESAFSQWTWRLRSHILDIQMRLVNKIRNGDWQNVTREYLEGQVQETSDAIEKEVEKYFREDKDCETLVQWKLSTVLKLKELKETLLNETKKKCENLIELQKEQKKLDERKLDYEDELLKKSKDLAVTLKGKSLSERELKDNFTLLWNQWIAEVSRAARPLERVDIDAQIEDVLLEHFKEPGFHARMRSFPRGRGFSFDPEKHIMKKKYLGFISDPRSISNADVINFQHITDSIIACVKENIAKKEEEKRDYNRNFIHEILNEVQKGVNSVPSNGKYNFNRDYSMDLSLYLCKIAAERFKAMHEAFQKANDPVVYLNSKREDFFQCFQISCQGATSVTTFAVFLCDKIEPALRQAVYERTAKAIAEDMQKSPDFRGNRANLEVCILRYLAEQENFEYFKQYVRTPRQFFQTYIETRIREHCLDGSRSRGDFLGSSLDILYNNILSAVSLSTKIVKDRKDREDKISLWLDEFCRELSEVINLPRSDLKGIEHQEVTDIEFLSRAMTEALPDLKERLKKEFAGADLSSFSGQTHTILAEHFSGCWEQCPFCGAVCTNTMQNHDGDHQLVFHRPRALTGRQWHGTDQLVIDICSNAVVSDVSFNDHRNEWFPYKRYRDAGPPYSTWKILPDSSMQAYWKWFVSHFRTQLEVLYNGKFKGKGEIPEAWQRVTKQEALSELEKR